A segment of the Candidatus Bathyarchaeota archaeon genome:
TTAGCAGAAAAGAAGGCGAACCACACCACTACTTTTACGCCCCTTATCTGCCAACACAAGGCTACATCCGCTTACCCAAACATTCTACCCTTCTGGCAAAAAACCTACCTCTTTGCCAAGACATATGGCGCCTTCTGATTAAATGCTATTCAGCAGCTTATCAGGCAAGGTATGCTTATTCTGAGAAGTACTCCTTTGCTAATTCAATATGCCGTTCAATGTCTGCCTTTTCATAAGACAGCATAGCAGTATGCGCCAAGCACCAATCATAATACTTTTTGAGAGAATCAAAGAGCTCCAAAGCAAGTGCATCTTCCATTGGATGTTTCCACCACTTCCAATAAGTTCCAGACATAGGGGTTTCCTTATTTGGCGCAAAAGAGCGAACCGATTCGTGCAAGGCTACACCGAAAGGCGCAGCTTTTCTTTCTATTTGAAATGCTTGAGTCAACGGAGCGCCAAAAAACACTTGATTAATATGTTTAGAATTTTCTCGAAGTTCGTTAGCGCATGCTAATGTTTCTTTTCCGGTAATGACGGGTCCATATGCTAGCCCGCTTCTTATCATGAATTTATGAAGGGCGGTCGGTTCAAGTATGAATGTAATTGCAAGGGCTGCGTTGACTTTATTGATGAAATTCAAAATAGATTTTTGTGAAGATGCACAGGCGTATATTCCGTCAATTACGGGAAATAACTGAATGGATGTATCGTGGGCGTGCAAGGAGGCTAGATGCAGTTTCATCAGAAAGTGAGCCGACATGTTTAGAGATCGCAGCATCACACTTTGAGAACCCATCACGTCGATCCAGCAAACATATTTGTTTATTGGTGGAAGCATTTTTTCGTGGGCAAATAGCGGTTGTTCATCTTTGCGTTGCTCAGCAATCGAGGGCAGGGCAGGTGTGCTAACAGTTTTGTGACTCATAAAATCACATTTCATAGAGGTGTACATGTATTTAGGGTTTCTATTGATTCATTGCCTTTTGTAACAGTTACCATTTGGGTTCAAGACCCAACTGTCCCTGTTTATGTAGGGTTAAGCGTTTTAAAAGGCAAGTATGTCTGAATATTCTTACCTATTTATCAAGTGACCACACGGTTTCTTTCTTTTCTTGAACATTTTGCTTGTTCCCCTGATGTAGTCGGCTTGTATTGGACTCGATCTTTTAACGGTTGATACCTCGCGCTTATCGTAGGGGGTTTGGACTCATGGACCTTGGTTTTTACTTTTTCCACATGGCTTCCGGCCAAAAACCAAATCATGTATATTAACTACATCTTCCAAACTTAGAGAGGTACGGGGATCGCCTTCATAATTTAAACCTTATCGGGTTTTTTGATTTTGGTGCTCCGTAAATACTGGAGTCAAAATGAGCATAATTCAAAATAGTATAAATAAAGAAGCCCCAAAGACGGCTCAGCGCTTAACTGAAAAATGCCCTGAATGTGCAAGCAAAAACCTCGTTCATGACTACGATAGCGGCGAAACGATCTGCGGCGACTGCGGCCTTGTTTTGTACGAACAGATGCTGGATAAGGGGCCCGAATGGCGGGCTTTCACTCAACAAGAAAAAGCCTCAAGAAGCCGCGTCGGTATGCCAACATCCTATTCCATTCATGATAAAGGCTTATCTACAACAATCAGTCAAGTTGACAGAGATGCATTCGGGAGAAAACTGCCATTATCCACAAGAATACAGATGTGGCGTCTTAGAAAGTGGCAAATACGCAGTCGAGTGCACTCATCCATCGACCGTAACCTTGCTCAAGCCATGAGCGAACTTGATCGTTTATCGGGTAAAGTTTCCGTCTCACCGTCCATCAAAGAAAAAGCCGCTCTTGTCTACAGAAAAGCACTCGACAAAGGCTTAGTTCGGGGAAGATCTATATCCGCCATCGCTGCTGCCTCTTTGTATGCTGCTTGTCGCCAAAGCGGAACCCCCCGAACCCTTCGCGAAATCGCTGAATCAAGTCTTGTTGATAGGAAAGATGTTGCGCGATGTTATAGATTGCTTCTTCATGAGCTTGACTTTCACATGCCTATCTCTGACCCGTTATCTTATATTTCGAAAATTGCAGAAAAGAATGGAGTATCGGGGAAAACACAGGGCGCAGCCATTCAAATTCTAAGGGATGCAAGACGAAATCGAGTTTCATCAGGAAAAGATCCAATGGGCATGGCTTCAGCTGCAATTTACATAGCTTGTCTGCAGAATAACGAGAAGATAACACAAAAAGATATTGCGGAAGCGGCT
Coding sequences within it:
- a CDS encoding transcription initiation factor IIB produces the protein MSIIQNSINKEAPKTAQRLTEKCPECASKNLVHDYDSGETICGDCGLVLYEQMLDKGPEWRAFTQQEKASRSRVGMPTSYSIHDKGLSTTISQVDRDAFGRKLPLSTRIQMWRLRKWQIRSRVHSSIDRNLAQAMSELDRLSGKVSVSPSIKEKAALVYRKALDKGLVRGRSISAIAAASLYAACRQSGTPRTLREIAESSLVDRKDVARCYRLLLHELDFHMPISDPLSYISKIAEKNGVSGKTQGAAIQILRDARRNRVSSGKDPMGMASAAIYIACLQNNEKITQKDIAEAAGVTEVTVRNRYKALKRQLSLEVPERAHF